The Candidatus Eremiobacterota bacterium genome includes a window with the following:
- a CDS encoding tRNA-binding protein gives MIAYDDFLRVDVRAGTILHAEPLAGARKPAYALRIDFGPDLGERRSSVQITQRYAAEQLVGKQVCAVVNFPPKRIAGFESQVLVLGMDDENGHVVLVAPDVPVPNGRRLY, from the coding sequence GTGATCGCCTACGACGATTTCCTGCGCGTCGACGTGCGCGCGGGGACGATCCTGCACGCGGAGCCTCTCGCCGGCGCGCGCAAGCCCGCCTACGCGCTGCGGATCGATTTCGGCCCCGACCTCGGTGAGCGCCGCTCGTCGGTGCAGATCACGCAGCGCTACGCCGCCGAGCAGCTGGTCGGCAAGCAAGTCTGCGCGGTGGTGAACTTCCCGCCCAAGCGCATCGCGGGGTTCGAGAGTCAGGTGCTCGTCCTCGGCATGGACGACGAGAACGGCCACGTGGTGCTCGTCGCGCCCGACGTGCCGGTGCCGAACGGCCGGCGGCTCTACTGA